Proteins encoded within one genomic window of bacterium:
- the xseB gene encoding exodeoxyribonuclease VII small subunit — translation MKELKFEQALDKLENIVKEMEEGSVSLDKSLELFEEGVKLAKFCSVKLREVEKKVEILKKDVNGIAYKEPFELNEKEK, via the coding sequence ATGAAAGAATTAAAATTTGAGCAGGCTCTAGACAAGCTGGAAAACATAGTAAAGGAGATGGAAGAGGGCAGTGTTTCTTTAGATAAATCTCTGGAACTCTTTGAAGAAGGAGTAAAGCTAGCGAAGTTTTGCTCGGTTAAATTGAGAGAAGTTGAAAAAAAGGTGGAAATACTTAAGAAAGACGTCAATGGCATTGCATATAAAGAACCATTTGAACTGAACGAGAAGGAAAAATGA